The DNA region catgtaacgcatgcgtacgcgcgcttaaaattttcaaaatttattttcgatgaaataagagtacatttcaggcaattttaagcgtttacaaaattgccatgagtgcgcatatttttgcgcgcgcactgcgcgttaaatgttattacgcactctttttgcccgatttctgttttcttgacttacttttcaactcgaaattacgttatacgagcacgtcgaaagtgacaggctacgcacgtgtaaattaaaaaaatataaatgtttttaaacatttcaacatttttaaacatgttcagtaatttcggtcagtatagttcactatgtcggtcggtctgtctgtctgtcggtctgtcggtctgtctgtctgtctgtcggtctgtctgtctgtcggtccggtatcactacgcattgtagcacgcgacttaatggctgttggccttgtttagtTTTCTTTccctttttattttcatttttttttcatttacttttctttttcattttccTTAACTGTTTTTCTTTATAGATTATTCATTATCGTGTTAATTGTTATTCTTCGTATTATATTAGGTATAAATGGTTTGGAAACATATCCTTTTAACgaaatttatttgaaattgtacaaatttatatttcttttaaaataggAATGTTGCCTATGCACGTTTGCTTGGCGGTATACAATTACTCAAAATCAGCCAAGAAGGTAAcgacatgtttttttaaaatttcaacaaGGTGGAAGAGTATAGAAACTTTATTTCTGGAATTAAATTGTCTAGTAGCAAACCTAAATTGAATTAATACTGATTTTAGCATTATGAATTCCATGTCCTCTTTTCCCATAGTTTTAacctataaatataaattatgatcacaatgaaattattagtaGATTTATATGGTTAGGCCTACATCTAAAATTCTATCCtgattaccatatttattcccGCCTTATATATATACGGTAGTAATTCTTTTTTTCCAAAttctattttcaattttaatcaaCATGTTGTACGGTGGTAATTTTTATTACTTAactcaaaatatttttgtaacatAACTGTTTTTATGAtctgtatgtgtttttaatgtgACAATGCCAACCAGGAAAGCAAATGTCAAATGCAATTATTCgacgaataaataaatatcttatctTATATATCTTATAGGAAATTCGACATTTATGAGGAACCTGACATTACCGGAATGCAAGAAAGATTTATCCAGACCTCTCAACGATGGGTTCTGGACCAATAACGTATGGACCTCATTACAATGTCAGACAAAGCAATGGACAAAACAAGAAATTATTAAATGCATGAAAGGAAGACACATGGTCTTAATGGGTGATTCTACAACACGACAATGGGTAGAATATCTGTTGCCAATGCTGAACATTGACAAGAGCAAAAATACTTCAAGACCTAATACTAAGCACATCCGACATCATAGTGATATCTTGACATTGGATTACTATTTCCATCCGTATGCTATAGGTAGACGTATTCAAGTCTACCGTGATGGTGCTTGGGAGTACGAAGTTTTAGATAACCTTAATTCGAGTACTTGCAATTATGTAATAGTCGTGAGCCCATGGGCTCATTATACCCAATGGAAAAAAGAAAGTTTATTCGTCCGGTTGCATCTATTGCGGGAAACACTTATACGATTTATGAAACGCTGTCCAAACTCGCAAGTACTAATGAAGACGCCACATCCTCGCAGGCACAAGGATAAGCTTTCCCTAATGTATTCTAGTGACAGGTTATTATATGATATTTACGAGCAATATTACAGCATGTTCTGGGGTTTAGGTATTCATATGATAGATATATGGGATATGAACCAGTCATATCCTAAAGGTAATGTTATACACATGCCGGGACCTGTTATATATCAAGaactgtttttaatgttttcgcATATTTGTAAAGTGTGAACAGATATTATCGATGTTTGTTCatttacaaacaaacaattaattttcATGGATAATGTTACATTCAACACATGGCATCATCATATCATCGTAATACACTAAATCTGTAAAAGAGACGTACAATAAGTCAATTGATTTTTTAGTCCACAAT from Antedon mediterranea chromosome 2, ecAntMedi1.1, whole genome shotgun sequence includes:
- the LOC140040785 gene encoding NXPE family member 4-like isoform X2, whose translation is MFSKSNCFFTLTGTCCFMLILIWKVPVYGPTSTAYNRPKFRDKSISVSSTEKTVTEALKSRNQTVTEALISKNQTHKPETQNNYEGMIDVKNTVYRLKNPDIPVKVGDFFSLIIQTRDRFGRNCTRGGDFFYTTINSKTKTKSNNAAGKITDFKNGTYEVLFFAGWPGVIGISIILVHPSEAVDFIEEIIWPMEKRIRWKGFFQRKRAEVTDCSFSKTTLLNKCNYSHPLALGETAFYCDKPNVSSCDSLSWLKSDGSHVIGLFSKIYSSYQLPFMNVAYARLLGGIQLLKISQEGNSTFMRNLTLPECKKDLSRPLNDGFWTNNVWTSLQCQTKQWTKQEIIKCMKGRHMVLMGDSTTRQWVEYLLPMLNIDKSKNTSRPNTKHIRHHSDILTLDYYFHPYAIGRRIQVYRDGAWEYEVLDNLNSSTCNYVIVVSPWAHYTQWKKESLFVRLHLLRETLIRFMKRCPNSQVLMKTPHPRRHKDKLSLMYSSDRLLYDIYEQYYSMFWGLGIHMIDIWDMNQSYPKGNVIHMPGPVIYQELFLMFSHICKV